Proteins from one Mycolicibacter virginiensis genomic window:
- a CDS encoding type Z 30S ribosomal protein S14, producing the protein MAKKALVIKAARKPKFAVRAYTRCNKCGRPRAVLRKFGLCRICLREMAHAGELPGVQKSSW; encoded by the coding sequence ATGGCTAAGAAGGCGTTGGTTATCAAGGCGGCCCGCAAGCCCAAGTTTGCGGTGCGCGCCTACACCCGCTGCAACAAGTGCGGCCGCCCGCGCGCGGTGCTCCGGAAGTTCGGCCTGTGCCGAATCTGCCTGCGCGAAATGGCGCACGCCGGCGAGCTGCCCGGTGTGCAGAAGAGCAGCTGGTGA
- the rpsH gene encoding 30S ribosomal protein S8, which produces MTMTDPIADFLTRLRNANSAYHDEVTLPHSKIKANIAEILKREGYITDYHVEDARVGKALVVNLKYGPNRERSLAGLRRVSKPGLRVYAKSTNLPRVLGGLGVAIISTSSGLLTDRQAARQGVGGEVLAYVW; this is translated from the coding sequence ATGACTATGACGGATCCGATCGCGGACTTCCTGACCCGTCTGCGTAACGCCAACTCGGCGTACCACGACGAGGTGACCCTGCCGCACTCGAAGATCAAGGCCAACATCGCCGAGATCCTCAAGCGTGAGGGTTACATCACCGACTACCACGTCGAAGACGCCCGGGTGGGCAAGGCGCTGGTGGTCAACCTCAAGTACGGCCCGAACCGGGAGCGCAGCCTCGCCGGTCTGCGCCGGGTGTCCAAGCCGGGCCTGCGGGTCTACGCAAAGTCGACCAACCTGCCACGGGTGCTCGGCGGCCTGGGCGTGGCGATCATCTCCACGTCCTCGGGTCTGCTCACCGACCGTCAGGCGGCCAGGCAGGGCGTGGGCGGCGAAGTCCTCGCGTACGTGTGGTGA
- the pstS gene encoding phosphate ABC transporter substrate-binding protein PstS, whose product MNRFRAVATRTPAVAAGILLAASAVALSACTVPHMTLAYASELVTCGGKTDLKASGSTAQAHAMAEFVGVYRTACVDRTLDYTANGSGAGIADFLAGDTDFAASDSPLNAEQRRLAKQRCGGADAWHLPIVFGPMAITYNLHEVESLVLDAPTIAKIFTGSITRWDDPDVVALNGPMPAQDIRVVYRSDLSGSTENFQAYLRAASGGVWDKEADKTFNGGVGVGAKGNEGTAALVRTTEGSISYNELAFAMDQGLFAAEIKTPASRKSKRPVRIGADSVGKTIAGAKITGTGNDLVVDISSFYNPTQGDVYPIVLAGYEIVCSRYPDPVVGQAVKGFLQAAAGLGQANLNKQGYIPLPPDFQSRVWTAIDAIS is encoded by the coding sequence ATGAATCGATTTCGGGCTGTCGCAACCCGAACGCCGGCCGTGGCCGCCGGCATCCTGTTGGCTGCGTCCGCAGTGGCCCTGTCGGCATGCACCGTTCCCCATATGACGCTGGCCTATGCCAGTGAACTCGTGACCTGTGGCGGCAAGACCGATCTGAAAGCCAGCGGTTCGACCGCGCAGGCTCATGCGATGGCCGAGTTCGTCGGCGTCTACCGCACCGCCTGCGTCGATCGCACGCTCGACTACACCGCCAACGGTTCAGGCGCTGGCATCGCCGATTTCCTGGCTGGGGACACCGATTTCGCGGCGTCCGACTCGCCGCTCAACGCTGAGCAGCGGAGGCTGGCCAAGCAGCGCTGCGGCGGAGCGGACGCCTGGCACCTACCGATTGTGTTCGGGCCGATGGCTATCACCTACAACCTTCACGAGGTCGAATCGCTGGTGCTGGACGCGCCCACGATCGCCAAGATCTTCACCGGCAGCATCACCCGCTGGGACGACCCGGACGTTGTCGCGCTCAACGGGCCCATGCCTGCTCAGGACATCCGCGTCGTATATCGCAGCGACTTGTCCGGCAGCACCGAGAACTTCCAGGCCTACCTGCGGGCCGCATCCGGCGGCGTTTGGGACAAAGAGGCGGACAAGACGTTCAACGGTGGCGTCGGCGTGGGCGCCAAGGGCAATGAGGGCACCGCGGCGCTGGTACGCACCACCGAGGGTTCAATCAGCTACAACGAGTTGGCCTTCGCCATGGACCAGGGGCTGTTCGCCGCCGAGATCAAGACCCCGGCGAGCCGCAAGTCCAAACGCCCGGTGCGCATCGGCGCCGACTCGGTCGGCAAGACCATCGCCGGCGCGAAGATCACCGGAACCGGCAACGATCTCGTGGTCGATATCTCGTCGTTTTATAACCCGACCCAGGGCGACGTGTATCCGATCGTGTTGGCCGGCTACGAGATCGTCTGCTCGAGATATCCAGACCCGGTCGTGGGACAGGCGGTCAAGGGGTTCCTGCAGGCGGCCGCCGGCCTGGGCCAGGCCAACCTCAACAAGCAGGGCTATATCCCGCTACCACCTGACTTTCAATCGCGGGTCTGGACGGCGATCGACGCCATCTCCTGA
- the rpsE gene encoding 30S ribosomal protein S5, whose amino-acid sequence MAEQPTGASSAGPDTGSAPRSDGRDNRDNRGGRGGRDGGRGGRDNRDGDKSNYLERVVAINRVSKVVKGGRRFSFTALVIVGDGHGLVGVGYGKAKEVPAAIAKGVEEARKGFFRVPLIGGTITHPVQGEAAAGVVFLRPASPGTGVIAGGAVRAVLECAGVHDILSKSLGSDNAINVVHATVAALKMLQRPEEVAARRGLPIEDVAPAAMLKARRESEALAAAAAREGTA is encoded by the coding sequence ATGGCGGAGCAGCCGACAGGGGCCTCCTCGGCAGGTCCCGACACGGGCAGTGCCCCCCGCAGCGACGGGCGCGACAACCGTGACAACCGCGGTGGACGTGGTGGCCGCGATGGCGGCCGTGGCGGCCGCGACAACCGGGACGGCGACAAGAGCAACTACCTGGAGCGCGTCGTCGCGATCAACCGGGTGTCCAAGGTGGTCAAGGGTGGCCGCCGGTTCAGCTTCACCGCTCTGGTGATCGTCGGCGACGGCCACGGCCTGGTCGGCGTCGGCTACGGCAAGGCCAAGGAAGTGCCTGCCGCGATCGCCAAGGGCGTGGAGGAGGCTCGCAAGGGCTTCTTCCGGGTGCCGCTGATCGGTGGAACCATCACCCACCCGGTGCAGGGTGAAGCCGCCGCGGGTGTGGTGTTCCTGCGCCCGGCCAGCCCGGGTACCGGTGTGATCGCCGGCGGCGCGGTGCGTGCCGTGCTGGAATGCGCGGGCGTGCACGACATCCTGTCCAAGTCGCTGGGCAGCGACAACGCGATCAACGTGGTGCACGCCACCGTTGCCGCGCTGAAGATGCTGCAGCGTCCCGAAGAGGTGGCGGCCCGTCGTGGCCTGCCCATCGAAGATGTTGCGCCGGCCGCGATGCTCAAGGCTCGTCGCGAGAGCGAAGCTCTGGCTGCCGCCGCGGCGCGGGAAGGCACGGCGTAA
- a CDS encoding arylsulfatase, with protein sequence MVEFTGKVSLDIRDSEPDWGPFAAPTAPEGAPNVLYLVWDDTGIATWDCFGGLVEMPTMSRIAERGVRLSQFHTTALCSPTRASLLTGRNATSVGMATIEEFTDGFPNCSGRIPFETALLSEVLAEQGWNTFCVGKWHLTPLEESNMAGARRHWPTQRGFERFYGFMGGETNQWYPDLVYDNHPVAPPATPEDGYHLSKDIADKTIEFIRDAQTIAPGKPWFGYVCPGAGHAPHHVFAEWADRYAGRFDMGYEKYREVVLANQKELGLVPQDTELSEVNPYAGVASADGQPWPLLDMVRPWDSLDDSEKRLFARMAEVFAGFQTYTDAQIGRILDYLEESGQLDNTIVVVISDNGASGEGGPNGSPNENKFFNGYIDSVEEAMKLFDQLGSPETYNHYPVGWAMAFNTPYKLYKRYASHEGGIADPAIVSWPKGIAARGEVRDTYVNVCDVTPTVYDLLGITPPETVRGIAQRPLEGVSFKAALVDPTADTGKHTQFYTMLGTRGIWHRGWFANTVHAATPSGWSHFDDDRWELYHLAEDRSQCHDLAAEYPEKLEELQAMWFAEAEKYNGLPLADLNIFEMTTRQRPYLSGDRTGYTYYPNTAEVPLGACVELRGRSFSVLARVTVDSAAAEGLLFKQGARHGGHALFVQGGRLHYVYNFLGEREQWLSSPGPVPLGQHIFGIRFERTGTVEGSHTPVGETSLYIDDKVVATLPDMVAQPGAFALAGGGVSVGRNTGQAVSSAYRAPFAFTGGTIADVAVDVSGDPYLDVKKTIAAAFSRD encoded by the coding sequence ATGGTGGAATTCACGGGCAAGGTCAGTCTCGATATCCGGGATTCCGAACCGGACTGGGGGCCGTTCGCGGCGCCGACCGCCCCCGAAGGGGCGCCCAACGTGCTGTACCTGGTCTGGGACGACACCGGTATCGCCACCTGGGACTGTTTCGGCGGACTGGTGGAGATGCCCACCATGAGCCGGATCGCCGAGCGCGGTGTCCGGCTGTCCCAGTTCCACACCACCGCCCTGTGCTCCCCGACCAGGGCTTCGCTGCTGACCGGGCGTAACGCAACCAGCGTCGGGATGGCCACCATCGAAGAGTTCACCGATGGCTTCCCTAACTGCAGCGGACGCATCCCCTTCGAAACCGCCCTGCTCAGTGAGGTTCTCGCCGAACAGGGCTGGAACACCTTCTGCGTCGGCAAGTGGCACCTGACCCCGCTGGAAGAGTCCAACATGGCCGGCGCCCGACGGCACTGGCCCACCCAGCGGGGATTCGAACGGTTCTACGGATTCATGGGAGGCGAGACCAACCAGTGGTACCCGGATCTGGTTTATGACAACCACCCGGTCGCACCGCCCGCCACGCCGGAGGACGGCTATCACCTGTCCAAGGACATCGCCGACAAGACAATCGAATTCATTCGGGATGCGCAGACCATCGCGCCCGGCAAGCCCTGGTTCGGCTACGTCTGCCCGGGTGCCGGCCACGCCCCGCACCATGTGTTCGCCGAATGGGCCGACCGCTACGCCGGACGCTTCGACATGGGCTACGAGAAGTACCGGGAAGTCGTGTTGGCGAACCAGAAGGAGCTGGGACTGGTACCGCAGGACACCGAACTGTCCGAGGTCAACCCCTACGCCGGCGTCGCCAGTGCCGACGGCCAGCCCTGGCCGCTGCTGGACATGGTCCGCCCGTGGGACAGCCTCGATGACTCCGAGAAGCGGCTGTTCGCACGGATGGCTGAGGTGTTCGCGGGTTTCCAGACGTACACCGACGCCCAGATCGGGCGGATTCTGGACTACCTGGAGGAGTCCGGGCAACTCGACAACACCATCGTCGTGGTGATCTCGGACAACGGAGCCAGCGGCGAGGGCGGCCCGAACGGCTCGCCCAACGAGAACAAATTCTTCAACGGCTACATCGACTCGGTCGAAGAGGCGATGAAACTCTTCGATCAGTTGGGTAGTCCGGAAACCTACAACCACTACCCGGTCGGGTGGGCGATGGCGTTCAACACGCCCTACAAGCTCTACAAGCGCTATGCCTCCCACGAGGGCGGCATAGCCGACCCCGCGATCGTCAGCTGGCCCAAGGGAATCGCCGCGCGCGGCGAGGTACGCGACACCTATGTCAACGTCTGCGACGTGACCCCGACGGTCTATGACCTGCTCGGCATAACGCCGCCGGAGACCGTGCGCGGCATTGCGCAGCGGCCGCTGGAAGGCGTGAGTTTCAAAGCGGCGCTGGTTGATCCGACCGCAGACACCGGCAAGCACACCCAGTTCTACACGATGTTGGGCACCCGCGGGATCTGGCACCGTGGCTGGTTCGCCAACACGGTGCATGCGGCGACCCCGTCGGGCTGGAGTCACTTCGACGACGACCGGTGGGAGCTCTACCATCTTGCCGAGGACCGCAGTCAGTGCCACGACCTGGCCGCCGAGTATCCGGAGAAACTCGAAGAACTGCAGGCGATGTGGTTCGCCGAGGCAGAGAAGTACAACGGCCTGCCGTTGGCGGACTTGAACATCTTCGAGATGACCACCCGCCAGCGGCCGTATCTGTCCGGTGACCGTACCGGCTACACCTACTACCCGAACACCGCCGAGGTGCCGTTGGGCGCGTGCGTGGAGCTTCGCGGCCGGTCGTTCTCGGTGTTGGCCCGCGTCACGGTGGATTCCGCTGCTGCGGAGGGGCTGCTGTTCAAGCAGGGTGCCCGACACGGCGGTCATGCACTGTTCGTTCAGGGCGGCAGACTGCACTACGTCTACAACTTTCTCGGCGAGCGCGAACAGTGGCTGTCATCGCCCGGTCCGGTTCCGTTGGGACAGCACATTTTCGGAATCCGGTTCGAGCGCACCGGAACAGTCGAGGGCAGTCACACGCCGGTCGGCGAGACCTCGCTGTACATCGACGACAAGGTGGTAGCCACCCTGCCCGACATGGTCGCCCAGCCGGGTGCCTTCGCGTTGGCCGGAGGTGGAGTCAGCGTCGGGCGCAATACCGGCCAGGCGGTGTCGTCGGCGTACCGTGCGCCGTTCGCCTTCACCGGCGGGACCATCGCGGACGTCGCCGTGGATGTCAGCGGTGACCCGTACCTGGATGTGAAAAAGACTATCGCTGCCGCATTTTCGCGGGACTGA
- a CDS encoding DUF4436 domain-containing protein: MTTEPQLEPAGAAAAKRRQRPRFLTGAVILAAIVVAYASSLFGVHTLQRSDSPLPPLDLSAANPEDTIVQVRLQELNPVANRLAVDVLVHPGEALYDKRFDVLNTELAVRLYPPNDLGDLHFPAGDAPARVSTTIEAYGAPGNWPFDTYTTEELSADVFVGTGEGRKRLPARVEVTGSLDGWDASVARVHDASRTRNQRGDADAAVVLKIQRARGPLIFDLGICLVLISLPTLALIVAVPMAMGRRKFLPPFATWYAANLFAIIPLRNILPGAPPPGSWIDQAIVQWVLIALAAAMGLFIYAWVRQGDD; the protein is encoded by the coding sequence ATGACCACTGAGCCCCAACTGGAACCGGCCGGCGCTGCGGCGGCGAAGCGGCGCCAACGGCCGCGCTTTCTGACCGGCGCGGTGATCCTGGCCGCGATCGTTGTGGCCTACGCGTCTTCGTTGTTCGGCGTTCACACCCTTCAGCGATCGGACAGTCCGCTGCCGCCGCTCGACCTGAGTGCGGCGAACCCGGAGGACACCATCGTGCAGGTGCGCCTTCAGGAGCTGAACCCAGTCGCGAATCGACTCGCCGTGGACGTGCTCGTCCACCCCGGAGAAGCGTTGTACGACAAGCGATTCGATGTACTGAACACCGAGCTCGCGGTGCGGTTGTATCCCCCGAACGACCTGGGGGACCTGCATTTCCCGGCCGGAGATGCGCCGGCTCGAGTCAGCACGACGATCGAGGCATACGGCGCCCCGGGAAACTGGCCCTTCGACACCTACACCACCGAAGAGCTGTCGGCCGATGTTTTCGTGGGGACCGGTGAAGGCCGCAAACGGCTCCCCGCTCGAGTTGAGGTCACCGGGTCGCTGGACGGCTGGGACGCCAGCGTCGCCCGGGTGCACGACGCCAGCCGGACCCGAAATCAGCGAGGCGATGCCGACGCCGCGGTGGTGTTGAAGATCCAGCGGGCCAGGGGGCCACTGATCTTCGACCTCGGAATCTGCCTGGTCCTGATCAGCCTGCCCACCCTGGCGCTGATTGTGGCCGTGCCGATGGCGATGGGCAGACGGAAGTTTCTGCCCCCATTCGCCACCTGGTACGCCGCGAATCTGTTCGCCATCATCCCGCTGCGCAACATCCTTCCCGGTGCTCCGCCGCCGGGCTCCTGGATTGACCAGGCAATTGTCCAGTGGGTGCTGATCGCGCTGGCGGCGGCGATGGGACTGTTCATCTACGCCTGGGTGCGGCAAGGCGACGACTGA
- the rplF gene encoding 50S ribosomal protein L6: MSRIGKQPVPVPTGVDVTIDGQNVSVKGPKGTLELTVAEPINVARNDDGALVVTRPDDDRRNRSLHGLSRTLLANLVTGVSEGYVRKMEIFGVGYRVALKGSDLEFALGYSHPVLIKAPEGITFAVETPTKFSVSGIDKQKVGQISANIRRLRRPDPYKGKGVRYEGEQVRRKVGKTGK, translated from the coding sequence ATGTCGCGTATTGGTAAGCAGCCGGTCCCGGTTCCCACCGGGGTCGACGTGACCATCGATGGTCAGAACGTTTCGGTCAAGGGGCCCAAGGGCACCCTGGAGCTCACCGTGGCGGAGCCCATCAACGTTGCTCGCAACGATGACGGCGCCCTCGTGGTGACCCGGCCGGACGACGACCGGCGCAACCGGTCGTTGCACGGCCTGAGCCGCACCCTGTTGGCCAACCTGGTCACCGGTGTGTCGGAGGGCTACGTCCGCAAGATGGAGATCTTCGGCGTCGGCTACCGCGTCGCGCTCAAGGGCAGCGACCTGGAGTTCGCGTTGGGCTACAGCCACCCGGTGCTGATCAAGGCTCCGGAGGGCATCACCTTCGCGGTGGAGACGCCCACCAAGTTCTCGGTCTCGGGCATCGACAAGCAGAAGGTCGGCCAGATCTCGGCGAACATCCGCCGTCTGCGTCGTCCCGACCCCTACAAGGGCAAGGGCGTGCGCTACGAGGGTGAGCAGGTTCGCCGCAAGGTCGGAAAGACAGGTAAGTAG
- the rplX gene encoding 50S ribosomal protein L24, whose amino-acid sequence MKVHKGDTVLIIAGKDKGAKGKVLQAYPARNRVLVQGVNRIKKHVANSANQAGASSGGIVTQEAPIHVSNVMVVDSDGQPTRIGYRVDAESGKKVRVSKRNGKDI is encoded by the coding sequence ATGAAGGTCCACAAGGGCGACACCGTCCTGATCATCGCCGGTAAGGACAAGGGCGCCAAGGGCAAGGTCCTGCAGGCTTACCCCGCCCGCAACCGCGTGTTGGTCCAGGGCGTCAACCGGATCAAGAAGCACGTCGCGAACTCGGCCAACCAGGCCGGCGCCTCCTCGGGCGGCATCGTCACCCAAGAGGCCCCGATCCACGTCTCCAACGTGATGGTCGTCGACTCCGACGGACAGCCCACCCGGATCGGTTACCGGGTGGACGCCGAGTCCGGCAAGAAGGTTCGCGTCTCCAAGCGCAACGGCAAGGACATCTAG
- the rplR gene encoding 50S ribosomal protein L18 has product MAQSQTGTPDRKPVGQNISEVRRAHRIRRHARLRKKVSGTAERPRLVVHRSSRHIHVQLVDDLAGHTVAAASSIEADVRGVDGDKKAHSVRVGQLIAERAKAAGVENVVFDRGGYTYGGRIAALADAAREGGLNF; this is encoded by the coding sequence ATGGCGCAATCACAAACAGGCACCCCGGACCGCAAACCCGTCGGGCAGAACATCTCCGAGGTTCGGCGTGCGCACCGGATTCGTCGGCACGCGCGGCTGCGCAAGAAGGTGTCCGGCACCGCCGAGCGTCCGCGCTTGGTCGTGCACCGCTCCTCGCGGCACATCCACGTGCAGCTGGTCGACGACCTCGCTGGTCACACGGTGGCCGCGGCCTCCTCGATCGAGGCCGACGTGCGGGGTGTGGACGGCGACAAGAAGGCCCACAGTGTGCGGGTCGGCCAGCTGATCGCTGAGCGTGCCAAGGCCGCCGGCGTCGAGAACGTGGTGTTCGACCGCGGTGGCTACACCTACGGTGGGCGCATTGCGGCGCTGGCCGACGCGGCGCGCGAGGGCGGATTGAACTTCTGA
- the rplN gene encoding 50S ribosomal protein L14, which yields MIQQESRLKVADNTGAKEILCIRVLGGSSRRYAGIGDVIVATVKDAIPGGNVKRGDVVKAVVVRTVKERRRADGSYIKFDENAAVIIKADNDPRGTRIFGPVGRELREKKFMKIVSLAPEVL from the coding sequence GTGATTCAGCAGGAATCGCGGTTGAAGGTCGCCGACAACACCGGCGCCAAGGAGATCTTGTGCATCCGGGTGCTCGGCGGCTCGTCGCGGCGATACGCAGGCATCGGTGATGTCATCGTCGCAACCGTCAAAGACGCCATCCCGGGCGGCAACGTCAAGCGGGGTGATGTCGTCAAGGCCGTCGTGGTGCGCACCGTCAAGGAGCGTCGCCGCGCCGACGGCAGCTACATCAAGTTCGACGAGAACGCGGCCGTGATCATCAAGGCCGACAACGACCCGCGCGGAACCCGCATCTTCGGGCCGGTCGGTCGCGAGCTGCGCGAGAAGAAGTTCATGAAGATCGTCTCGCTGGCACCGGAGGTGTTGTAG
- the rplE gene encoding 50S ribosomal protein L5 yields MTTAEKIQPRLKVRYREEIRDALNKEFNYANVMQIPGVVKVVVNMGVGEAARDAKLINNAVTDLAAITGQKPEIRKARLSIAQFKLREGMPIGARVTLRGDRMWEFLDRLTSIALPRIRDFRGLSAKQFDGSGNYTFGLAEQSMFHEIDVDSIDRPRGMNITVVTSATNDDEGRALLRALGFPFKEN; encoded by the coding sequence ATGACGACTGCAGAGAAGATCCAGCCTCGGCTGAAGGTGCGCTACCGCGAGGAGATCCGGGACGCGCTCAACAAAGAGTTCAACTACGCCAACGTGATGCAGATCCCGGGCGTGGTGAAGGTCGTGGTGAACATGGGTGTTGGCGAAGCCGCCCGGGACGCCAAGCTGATCAACAACGCGGTCACCGACCTGGCCGCGATCACCGGCCAGAAGCCGGAGATCCGTAAGGCCCGCCTGTCCATCGCACAGTTCAAGCTGCGCGAGGGCATGCCGATCGGTGCCCGGGTCACCCTGCGCGGTGACCGGATGTGGGAGTTCCTGGACCGGCTTACCTCGATTGCTCTGCCGCGTATCCGCGACTTCCGCGGGCTGTCGGCCAAGCAGTTCGACGGTTCCGGCAACTACACCTTCGGGCTGGCCGAGCAGTCGATGTTCCACGAGATCGACGTGGACTCCATCGACCGTCCGCGGGGGATGAACATCACCGTCGTCACTTCGGCGACCAACGACGACGAAGGACGAGCGCTACTGCGGGCTCTCGGCTTTCCGTTCAAGGAGAACTGA
- a CDS encoding formylglycine-generating enzyme family protein, translating into MLTDLVEIPPGVFRMGSTSFYPEEAPIHSVAVQPFALERHPVTNAQYGAFVDATGYLTLAEQELDPALYGDADPGALVFRPTDGPVDLRDWRQWWQWVPGASWRHPFGPDSTVEDKPDHPVVQVAYPDAAAFARWAGRRLPTEAEWEYAARAGSVSTYAWGEEEKPGGALMANTWQGDFPYRNDGALGWAGTSPVGTFPPNAWGLLDMIGNVWEWTTTEFSAHHRLDTPPKACCAPAGPAHPDISQTLKGGSHLCAPEYCHRYRPAARSPQSQDTATSHIGFRCAAELR; encoded by the coding sequence ATGTTGACGGACCTCGTTGAGATCCCACCCGGGGTGTTCCGGATGGGTTCGACGAGTTTCTATCCCGAAGAGGCACCCATTCACAGCGTGGCGGTCCAGCCGTTCGCGCTGGAGCGTCATCCGGTGACCAATGCGCAGTACGGCGCATTCGTCGACGCAACCGGCTACCTCACGCTCGCCGAACAGGAGCTCGATCCCGCCCTGTACGGCGACGCCGACCCGGGCGCCCTGGTGTTTCGCCCCACGGACGGGCCGGTCGACCTGCGCGATTGGCGCCAGTGGTGGCAATGGGTACCCGGCGCCAGCTGGCGGCACCCGTTCGGACCGGACAGCACCGTCGAGGACAAGCCGGATCACCCGGTGGTCCAGGTGGCCTATCCCGACGCGGCGGCCTTTGCCCGGTGGGCGGGGCGGCGGCTGCCGACCGAGGCCGAATGGGAGTACGCCGCCCGAGCCGGCAGCGTGAGCACCTATGCGTGGGGGGAGGAGGAGAAGCCGGGCGGTGCCTTGATGGCCAACACCTGGCAGGGCGACTTTCCCTACCGCAACGACGGCGCGCTGGGCTGGGCCGGGACCTCACCGGTGGGCACATTTCCCCCGAACGCCTGGGGGCTCCTCGACATGATCGGCAACGTCTGGGAGTGGACGACCACCGAGTTCTCGGCCCACCATCGGCTCGACACCCCGCCGAAGGCCTGCTGCGCGCCGGCCGGCCCCGCCCACCCCGACATCAGCCAGACCCTCAAGGGCGGCTCGCATCTGTGCGCGCCGGAGTACTGCCACCGCTATCGCCCCGCAGCCCGGTCCCCGCAGTCACAGGACACGGCTACGAGCCATATCGGGTTTCGTTGCGCGGCCGAACTGCGTTAA